From a single Paenibacillus sp. FSL R5-0345 genomic region:
- a CDS encoding metal-dependent hydrolase: protein MDTATHLVMGLGLAGLSFVDPIVASDPKLAGAVMLATVLASQAPDADTALRLKDNALYIRNHRGITHSLPFLILWPALISFVLGPLFGFTDLQALSHIALWSFIGVGVHVFSDLFNTYGTQAARPFTEKWIAWNIIHIFDPFIFGSHIAAILLWITGIVPPQPLFITLYACTILYYIWRTVVHARLTRNIKLKDLHHNVGERYIVIPTISLKRWNVVKVKQDGSYNVGQLVNNRLEWFKHAVCSNHPAVEISKSHPDIQSFLYFTSYAVAEVEELPSGYMVRWGDVRYLHRKQYPFVAVLVMDNQYRPLNTYVGWLSSEKLDKRFSIDPGSLR, encoded by the coding sequence ATGGATACTGCTACACATTTAGTTATGGGCCTAGGCTTAGCTGGGCTTTCCTTCGTTGATCCCATCGTTGCTTCTGATCCGAAACTGGCCGGAGCTGTTATGCTGGCAACGGTTCTCGCCTCTCAGGCTCCTGATGCTGATACTGCGCTGCGACTGAAGGACAATGCATTGTATATTCGTAACCACCGAGGAATCACACATTCCCTACCCTTTCTAATTCTATGGCCCGCCCTGATTTCCTTCGTGTTAGGGCCCTTATTCGGCTTTACTGATTTACAAGCCCTAAGCCATATTGCGCTATGGAGCTTCATTGGTGTAGGTGTTCACGTATTTTCTGATCTATTTAATACCTATGGAACTCAGGCTGCTCGTCCATTCACGGAGAAATGGATTGCCTGGAACATCATCCATATTTTTGATCCGTTTATATTTGGTAGCCATATCGCTGCCATCCTTCTCTGGATCACCGGTATCGTTCCACCGCAACCTTTATTTATTACGCTTTATGCCTGTACTATTCTTTATTATATTTGGAGAACCGTCGTTCACGCTCGCCTTACGCGTAATATCAAGCTTAAGGATTTACATCATAATGTCGGCGAACGTTATATTGTAATCCCTACAATTTCACTAAAGCGCTGGAACGTAGTAAAAGTAAAACAAGATGGCAGCTATAATGTTGGGCAGTTAGTGAATAACCGTCTGGAATGGTTCAAACATGCTGTTTGCTCGAATCATCCCGCTGTAGAGATATCCAAGTCGCACCCTGATATTCAGTCTTTTCTATACTTCACCTCTTATGCAGTAGCCGAAGTGGAGGAACTTCCTTCAGGATATATGGTGCGCTGGGGGGACGTGCGTTATTTACACCGCAAACAATACCCATTTGTGGCTGTATTAGT
- the cyoE gene encoding heme o synthase: MDNHITFQASSDSAAMSAKSPPEGAGWRDFITVTKPGIIRSNLIAAFAGYWLASGWDVNYGRLVLTLLGTMLVMASACVFNNYFDRDLDMKMERTRERGLPTGRLKPNIVLLYAIGLGIAGLIVLFAFSGMLAGLFGIVGMFVYVVVYTLWLKRTSTWSTSVGAISGAMPPVIGYVAVSGSVDLGAWLIFAMLFLWQPPHFWALGIRRKEEYRAAGFPLLPVVKGTRRTKFQMIPYVALLLPIPVLMYAYDYAGIFYLIISTALSLAWLVLTLMGFKAKDDEVWAKKNFLFSINYLTVSLIVLVLNTIHG, translated from the coding sequence GTGGACAATCATATAACATTTCAAGCTTCTTCCGACTCAGCAGCTATGTCTGCAAAATCTCCACCGGAAGGTGCTGGCTGGCGTGATTTCATTACCGTAACAAAACCCGGTATTATCCGATCTAACCTCATTGCGGCCTTTGCGGGATATTGGCTTGCCTCAGGTTGGGATGTTAATTACGGCAGGTTAGTTCTAACTCTGCTAGGAACAATGCTGGTTATGGCTTCGGCCTGTGTTTTTAATAACTATTTCGACCGTGACCTGGACATGAAGATGGAAAGAACCCGTGAAAGGGGGCTTCCTACAGGACGACTGAAACCAAACATTGTATTATTATACGCCATTGGGCTTGGTATTGCAGGTTTGATCGTACTGTTTGCTTTTTCGGGTATGCTTGCCGGTCTGTTTGGAATTGTTGGCATGTTCGTTTACGTTGTAGTATACACGCTTTGGTTGAAGCGGACATCAACATGGAGCACCTCAGTAGGTGCAATTTCTGGAGCGATGCCTCCGGTAATTGGTTATGTCGCGGTTTCAGGAAGCGTTGATCTAGGTGCTTGGCTGATTTTTGCCATGTTGTTTTTATGGCAGCCTCCTCACTTCTGGGCTTTGGGTATAAGACGTAAAGAAGAATATAGAGCGGCAGGATTTCCATTGCTACCTGTAGTTAAAGGAACGCGGCGTACGAAATTTCAGATGATTCCTTATGTAGCCCTTTTGCTGCCTATTCCAGTGTTAATGTACGCCTACGATTACGCAGGCATATTTTATCTAATCATTTCAACAGCGTTGTCCTTGGCTTGGTTAGTATTGACCTTGATGGGCTTTAAGGCTAAAGATGATGAAGTCTGGGCGAAGAAGAACTTCCTCTTCTCCATTAACTACCTGACAGTTAGTTTGATCGTACTTGTATTAAATACGATTCACGGTTAA